Proteins encoded by one window of Hylaeus volcanicus isolate JK05 chromosome 7, UHH_iyHylVolc1.0_haploid, whole genome shotgun sequence:
- the LOC128880275 gene encoding protein unc-79 homolog isoform X4, with translation MGTRFAAYSLKLTSLHDYYQRLLHGSQPVPSGFDMANTVKFFSQTLLSLLKEVREAPLEMVRSQKFDVERMALYPNLDYKQLYNALTQLLDVVPSIHIGLQAFGQALLQCLACLLPFLDHDLIDNVPYLTASAISVLPVELHQEIVNYLCFYILPFSMTRKNEDGMENAASQSIAAVIMMIFQYSNNPAHHCQLLECLMALKPGVVKDILCVVAYGTAPARASAAKLLFYYWPSFNPNLFDRRAVLMKFASTSHSTLTQLSSLPQERDLPINSIAISDDLAPFVCQRDSCPNAGNAEAGKVCYDHRISITFAAESPPPIYLCIECANEIHREHPNQMFYDILHPMQQVSMICENKNCRATDKSAISVCFSTECASYNGNHPIRYCQQCHNIRHNNRRGGDHVYHMALPHVSQLDPQTQTYMVQAIVSLLKEAEPLSMDSNRDISEISTNKGSTGFPGGGASSGGGVSGGGGGSGGGGGQCDPSTLEERQLLGRYGVWLLVGLCTPNQDISVEILGRLLSMLFHWFHVTAYSFDGTKKSLMHLIFSVGQAESALEKLKTEYVCGWLSEVMKTHYDVFISCLLPHPADYVRVGGHWETLASRTSHLKDGLNRLLCLVPYEVITPDVWDYVMPHWMEAMVNDVPEHELHELKMILCKILDRDMSPLGFDAKKMYNFVAKRFVNTCAKVQEQALNWLQTLTMLEISIPLCQLFSMFSDGVAVMGAMNTAESEQKPSKGSRKEDEDGNAIFVENESGKSTPLSDDLVPTPRHMEFMTNAELNLSCCILMMDILLKQMELQNIDKHTGINTWVCRDACHLMKSIVASNWNSCHVCNADSYGAECTYCESRVIWHQLCLQLVTYMAPENPAYPPDKIVDETAEDHGRKSPETSRKGDSKSDVVISMPLAEMHSVGGVLAHMPQFFEQIMTATVETVSEQLDLAAIMPTEKVMSAVAKTVTLSETDVATATVSVAKPRLIGENDQPVNLSPENETDDFWHTSVGNFRFNIEDLPEQLQYIHKLLKELMTIEKPDILYYMLQCLNVMCLYGDAFNIAVKDDYKGFFIWWQENLIKNLWELLNAEHSHIAQVTVPLLLHCITLPSGTDTFWCMIKEEFHNLDWRVRFVAVERVTLIARFMDSTPLRNVINLQAALANAFCYLIASMDDSNVYVAQRATLYLGTIHDTAIRSLILCLETQFDTVIVDRPMVLQSLYQLHNSLSDRHILTWEFFLNRFDALFLEAQINLERSGDIPYIRDLRNTDMNSEIFMKKLHRAQEALSQSDGSGTNSIKTLSASFGTKWPYKRTMSAPASMIPRQDTKPEKEKVYSRQYSAPILKRKSSRFGLDGHVHSLNERMVDETNALPCTHKIVDFEEADKETMHLLVFLLIQFLSRQDQAFPTDEKPLSKTQGIVLRHLYLLLGYNQTERTFHTSPQRLRVSPVFNVFIANLPQLLDQNHVMGWVMTPPVLAILQHCPCPPQGVPSSDHQAPTYSLWYLEPQNRRSWLMSLLVILYKCQYGQQPWCNQLQVLIKIVLNTLDMQHHQCKRIPAMVVMGGPPSRSRDVSQPSLGVDHDLVVSTMGDMNTESPPMRAPMVSVHQRSPGATHSQMETHWEEGTPSCRYTNKHSSYSINADDTESELAAIPESPKSDSTLHGSSGGSLGELEESPAAVTRSVSLHGPRPSTTIDVVTKSEWNSQNAKKMDAVTRPTWFLGSEDDSHQQSAKAGPQKKWSVHEGVKMMVTSSFLGGQPDFQKYGPLAKALSEIVPGAEKGILEKAITEKPIAEKTAQEKNVIVQVAFNGDAASSKPFALSDAFAIATGISQAQRYESPKEKVPTAASSNSDSPNSKQLGRQRRIEHPVTVASPVSPGQIVTVTSSDQSSSPAVSSISSQVTSTENGQHPGWDDGPHPLSTPTVERLLPIGTTARPSGPRPTQRILRCEDTYGSPESPLSKMDVLTVSSSFDQDSETCMSSDITNPRSISQLEFPMPERLLPVGPHRDFTGLVEHVRQALGVQEIEDSNKFSNGNGNEVKVDGSAPVKQDSTTSENLSASLVPTSNDVHSSRSASPRRLIKQVALESPPSTMEPIDYPCRIFDHDRRAKMKDHVRIQRDRPRKNAINAQDPPIARRTESWSGPQLQPTFDTASQQAYHADFNLKQSLFRIGDDCIYERCSECGTIKEEYSDEELGLCIINLGTFVHREPSLAAPLLPEILRVVTKVALNAMYPWQSETNMHLPGGAISVAHQFLRCVLHQLAPNGVFMQMFQTHLNESTRMQFFKSVAQALVDFNELNPIAPLQLVLEALNAKKSLPTERLPIILYNIACYLDCLPLEAGLGPGATTWNGLLAQFDGLFRRLVLMLSSIENATPLLRIMISLLKVPGIQQAKGMLDPFAKVLSYAIQNSTMRYSYLTDLCYLCHRGFTRDRDKHFFGRTIVFELIQAIKFKTTIPDSNFLLLLHFVLQDIGGSLPNTVALENIHTDMSPIYNTNASESLKNQLADVLDFLADFQTLSKVKSYSKGMQAGLNEDTLGGILKCGLAQYVALEITRGNNRENRAVGRYLPWLNSTPSMIPQGAREYADCIGHIRLLSWLLLGSLTHTAMYAGNNNTQSHVSSIPTAQPIPQEASCHIADHIQVIFSGFPEQSKASVLHMSSLFHAFILCQLWTMYLEELSHNNPSNSEGHNITMNILLEFWGKITPCILQLVGHSRVLADTVNLHFLSLLEALLECGSILLSKLLPLWSPILYSHHIQLQGHLQVRLQNCRDFPPNKMAEHFASSRRESNATLLRWLHRLQFKMGQIEMQSSTATQFYSI, from the exons ATGGGGACCAGGTTTGCAGCGT ATTCTTTGAAGCTAACCAGTCTTCACGACTATTACCAACGACTTCTCCATGGCAGTCAACCTGTCCCTTCAGGCTTCGACATGGCCAACACAGTGAAATTTTTCTCTCAAACATTGCTAT CCCTGCTGAAAGAAGTTCGAGAAGCTCCCTTGGAGATGGTCAGATCGCAGAAGTTCGACGTAGAACGAATGGCGCTTTACCCCAATTTGGATTACAAGCAGCTGTACAACGCCTTGACTCAGTTACTGGACGTCGTTCCCTCCATTCACATCGGTTTGCAAG CGTTTGGCCAGGCACTGCTACAATGTCTCGCCTGCCTCCTGCCCTTTCTCGATCACGACCTGATCGACAACGTGCCATACTTAACAGCCAGTGCTATCTCGGTGCTTCCGGTCGAGCTTCACCAGGAGATCGTCAACTATCTCTGCTTCTACATTCTGCCCTTCAGCATGA CGAGGAAAAACGAGGATGGGATGGAGAACGCTGCTAGCCAATCCATAGCCGCTGTGATCATGATGATCTTTCAGTATTCCAACAATCCAG CTCATCATTGTCAGCTACTGGAATGCCTAATGGCCTTGAAACCAGGCGTGGTGAAGGACATCCTCTGCGTGGTTGCTTACGGCACTGCGCCAGCAAGAGCCTCAGCAGCCAAACTGCTATTCTATTATTGGCCCTCCTTCAACCCGAACCTTTTCGACCGCAGGGCGGTTCTAATGAAGTTTGCGAGTACGTCTCATTCAACTCTAACTCAACTTTCCAGCCTACCCCAAGAACGAGACTTACCAATCAATTCTATCGCAATTTCAGACGACCTCGCGCCCTTTGTCTGCCAAAGAGACTCCTGCCCTAACGCTGGCAACGCCGAGGCGGGAAAAGTCTGCTACGATCATCGAATATCCATCACCTTCGCGGCAGAGTCACCTCCCCCCATTTATCTTTGCATCGAGTGTGCCAATGAGATCCACAGGGAGCATCCGAATCAGATGTTTTACGATATTCTGCACCCCATGCAGCAGGTGTCTATGATATGCGAGAACAAG AACTGTAGAGCAACAGACAAATCAGCCATCAGCGTCTGCTTCTCTACCGAGTGCGCCAGCTACAACGGGAACCACCCGATTCGCTACTGCCAGCAGTGCCACAACATCAGACACAACAATCGCCGCGGTGGTGACCACGTGTACCACATGGCGTTGCCCCACGTCTCCCAGCTGGACCCCCAAACTCAGACCTACATGGTCCAGGCGATCGTCAG CCTGCTTAAGGAAGCTGAACCGCTAAGTATGGATAGTAATCGAGACATCTCGGAAATAAGTACTAATAAGGGCAGCACAGGATTCCCAGGGGGCGGAGCGAGCAGCGGAGGCGGTGTCAGCGGCGGGGGTGGCGGCAGCGGTGGCGGTGGGGGCCAGTGCGATCCGTCGACCTTGGAGGAGAGGCAGCTTCTCGGCAGATACGGTGTCTGGCTGCTGGTGGGGCTTTGCACCCCGAACCAGGACATCTCGGTCGAAATTCTCGGGCGTTTATTGTCAATGCTATTTCATTGGTTTCATGTTACTGCCTACTCTTTCGATGGTACTAAAAAAAGCCTTATGCACCTTATCTTTTCTGTTG GGCAAGCGGAGAGCGCGCTGGAGAAACTGAAGACCGAGTATGTCTGCGGCTGGCTGTCGGAAGTGATGAAGACTCATTACGACGTCTTCATTTCTTGTCTTCTGCCGCATCCTGCGGACTATGTTCGCGTTGGAGGACACTG GGAGACGCTGGCTTCGAGAACCTCTCATTTGAAAGATGGCCTAAATCGACTATTGTGCCTGGTGCCTTACGAAGTGATCACACCCGATGTATGGGACTACGTGATGCCTCATTGGATGGAAGCCATGGTGAACGACGTTCCTGAGCACGAGCTCCACGAACTAAAGATGATTTTATG CAAAATCCTGGACAGAGACATGAGCCCCCTGGGATTCGACGCGAAGAAGATGTACAACTTCGTGGCGAAGCGGTTCGTCAACACCTGCGCGAAGGTGCAGGAGCAGGCACTGAACTGGTTGCAAACGCTGACCATGCTGGAGATCAGCATTCCTCTCTGTCAACTGTTCTCGATGTTCAGCGACGGCGTGGCCGTCATGGGGGCCATGAACACCGCGGAGTCCGAGCAAAAGCCCAGCAAAGGCTCGAGGAAAGAGGACGAGGACGGAAACGCCATAT TTGTAGAAAACGAATCGGGGAAGTCAACGCCATTGTCTGATGACTTGGTCCCAACACCTAGACACATGGAGTTCATGACGAACGCTGAGCTGAACCTGTCCTGTTGCATCCTCATGATGGACATACTTCTGAAGCAG ATGGAGCTTCAGAACATAGACAAGCACACGGGAATCAACACGTGGGTGTGCAGGGACGCGTGCCACCTGATGAAGTCCATCGTAGCTTCGAACTGGAACAGCTGCCACGTGTGCAACGCGGACAGCTACGGTGCCGAGTGCACTTACTGCGAATCCAGAGTGATCTGGCATCAACTGTGCCTGCAGTTGGTCACATACATGGCACCGGAAAATCCAGCTTATCCGCCTGAC AAAATCGTGGACGAAACCGCAGAGGACCACGGTCGCAAGAGTCCAGAGACATCTAGAAAAGGTGACTCGAAATCGGACGTGGTGATCAGCATGCCGCTTGCGGAAATGCACTCGGTCGGCGGCGTGCTCGCCCACATGCCTCAG TTCTTCGAACAGATCATGACAGCCACTGTAGAGACAGTTTCGGAGCAGCTGGACCTCGCTGCCATCATGCCCACGGAGAAGGTCATGTCCGCGGTCGCTAAAACTGTCACCCTGTCGGAGACTGACGTTG CAACCGCGACTGTGAGCGTGGCGAAACCGCGACTCATCGGAGAGAACGATCAGCCAGTGAATTTGAGCCCCGAAAACGAAACGGACGATTTCTGGCACACCTCCGTGGGAAACTTCAGGTTCAACATCGAGGACCTCCCCGAGCAACTCCAATACATACACAAACTTCTGAAG gAACTAATGACGATCGAGAAGCCTGACATCCTCTACTATATGCTCCAATGCTTGAACGTGATGTGCCTCTATGGCGACGCCTTCAATATAGCGGTGAAAGATGATTACAAAGGATTCTTCATATGGTGGCAAGAGAATCTCATAAAGAA TTTATGGGAGCTTCTGAATGCGGAACACTCGCATATAGCGCAAGTCACAGTGCCATTATTGCTCCACTGCATAACGTTGCCATCGGGAACTGATACTTTCTGGTGCATGATCAAGGAGGAGTTCCATAATTTGGACTGGCGCGTTCGATTCGTCGCAG TCGAAAGGGTGACGCTGATTGCAAGATTCATGGATTCCACTCCCCTGCGAAACGTCATAAATTTGCAGGCTGCACTGGCCAACGCCTTCTGCTACCTGATCGCCAGCATGGACGACAGCAACGTGTACGTAGCTCAGAGAGCCACCTTGTACCTTGGTACCATCCACGACACAGCCATAAGG TCACTGATCCTCTGCTTGGAGACCCAATTCGACACGGTGATAGTGGATCGGCCCATGGTTTTGCAATCGTTGTACCAGCTTCACAACAGCCTCAGCGATCGACACATCCTCACCTGGGAGTTCTTTTTGAACCGCTTCGACGCCCTCTTCCTCGAGGCTCAGATCAATTTGGAGAGGTCTGGAGATATACCCTACATTCGTG ACCTTCGCAACACGGACATGAACAGCGAAATCTTCATGAAGAAGCTCCACAGAGCGCAGGAAGCCCTGTCTCAGTCGGATGGCAGTGGAACCAACTCGATAAAGACCCTAAGTGCCAGTTTTGGCACCAAGTGGCCGTACAAGCGCACCATGTCTGCTCCTGCGTCGATGATCCCGCGTCAGGATACCAAGCCAG AAAAGGAAAAGGTGTACAGCCGGCAATACTCGGCGCCTATCCTGAAGCGCAAGAGCTCCAGATTCGGACTGG ACGGCCACGTTCATTCACTCAATGAACGTATGGTGGATGAGACCAACGCACTGCCATGCACCCACAAAATCGTTGATTTCGAAGAGGCTGACAAAGAGACGATGCATTTGTTGGTGTTTCTTCTGATACAGTTTCTTTCTAGGCAGGATCAG GCATTCCCAACGGATGAGAAGCCACTGTCGAAGACTCAAGGGATCGTGTTACGCCACCTGTACCTTCTGTTAGGGTACAATCAAACTGAACGTACCTTCCACACTTCTCCTCAACGCCTAAG AGTGTCACCAGTCTTCAATGTCTTTATCGCGAACCTTCCTCAGCTCCTGGACCAGAATCACGTGATGGGATGGGTGATGACGCCTCCAGTTCTGGCCATCTTGCAGCACTGTCCTTGTCCTCCACAGGGCGTGCCCTCCTCGGATCACCAAGCACCAACCTACAGCCTCTGGTACCTGGAGCCCCAGAACAGGCGCTCCTGGTTGATGTCTCTTCTCGTGATACTTTACAAA TGCCAGTACGGTCAGCAGCCATGGTGCAATCAGCTTCAAGTGTTGATCAAAATCGTGTTGAACACTCTTGACATGCAGCATCATCAGTGCAAGAGGATCCCAGCCATGGTGGTGATGGGTGGTCCACCTTCTAGGTCACGTG ACGTATCTCAACCATCCCTCGGTGTGGACCACGACCTAGTGGTCAGTACTATGGGGGATATGAACACAGAGAGCCCCCCAATGAGGGCTCCCATGGTTTCGGTACATCAACGTAGCCCAGGGGCAACTCATAGTCAGATGGAGACCCACTGGGAAGAGGGCACACCCTCGTGTCGCTACACCAACAAGCATTCCAg CTACTCGATCAATGCGGATGATACGGAGTCCGAGCTGGCCGCAATACCCGAGAGCCCAAAATCTGACAGCACGTTACATGGCAGCAGTGGTGGCTCGTTGGGGGAACTGGAGGAGAGCCCAGCTGCGGTCACCAGAAGCGTTTCCCTCCACGGACCTAGACCCTCGACCACGATCGACGTCGTGACCAAAAGCGAGTGGAACAGTCAGAACGCTAAGAAAATGGACGCGGTTACCAGGCCTACGTGGTTCCTGGGCAGTGAAGACGATTCTCACCAG cAAAGTGCAAAAGCTGGCCCCCAGAAGAAGTGGAGCGTGCACGAGGGAGTAAAGATGATGGTGACGAGCTCGTTTCTGGGCGGACAACCAGATTTCCAGAAATACGGCCCTCTGGCGAAGGCCCTCTCCGAAATAGTTCCAGGAGCAGAGAAGGGGATTTTAGAAAAAGCTATAACGGAGAAGCCAATCGCTGAAAAGACAGCTCAGGAGAAGAACGTTATTGTTCAAGTAGCTTTCAACGGGGATGCTGCATCGTCCAAACCATTTGCGTTGTCAGACGCCTTTGCTATAGCTACTGGGATATCTCAGGCTCAAAG ATACGAGTCACCGAAAGAGAAGGTGCCAACTGCAGCATCTAGTAATTCAGACTCGCCCAATTCAAAGCAGCTGGGTAGGCAGAGGAGGATAGAACATCCTGTGACGGTAGCGTCGCCGGTGTCGCCAGGTCAAATAGTCACGGTGACCAGCAGCGACCAGTCCAGCTCCCCAGCAGTCAGTTCCATCTCGTCCCAAGTGACGAGCACGGAGAATGGTCAGCATCCTGGATGGGACGACGGTCCTCATCCCTTGTCGACGCCCACTGTTGAGCGTCTGCTTCCTATTGGCACTACGGCTCGACCATCAG GTCCACGACCTACTCAGCGCATCCTGCGCTGCGAAGACACCTATGGGTCCCCAGAGTCACCTCTATCGAAGATGGACGTCTTGACAGTCA GTTCCTCGTTCGACCAAGACAGCGAGACCTGCATGTCCAGTGACATCACCAATCCCAGAAGCATTTCTCAGTTGGAGTTCCCCATGCCTGAACGACTGCTACCAGTTGGGCCTCACAGGGACTTCACTGGGCTGGTGGAACACGTTCGCCAGGCGCTTGGTGTCCAGGAAATCGAAG ATTCCAATAAGTTCAGCAATGGGAACGGCAATGAAGTCAAGGTTGATGGATCAGCTCCAGTGAAGCAGGACAGTACGACGTCCGAGAACTTG TCAGCATCTCTGGTCCCAACATCCAACGATGTCCACTCGAGCAGGTCAGCAAGTCCAAGAAGACTGATCAAGCAGGTAGCCTTGGAGTCCCCACCTTCAACAATGGAGCCTATAGATTACCCCTGTCGAATCTTCGATCACGACCGCAGGGCCAAGATGAAGGATCACGTACGCATTCAGCGCGACAGGCCTCGAAAAAACGCCATCAACGCGCAGGACCCACCAATCGCGAGGCGCACTGAATCTtg GTCTGGACCACAATTGCAGCCTACTTTTGACACAGCCTCCCAACAGGCCTACCACGCTGATTTCAACCTGAAGCAGAGCTTGTTTCGCATTGGAGACGATTGTATTTATGAGAG GTGTTCGGAGTGTGGAACGATAAAAGAAGAGTACTCGGATGAAGAACTGGGTCTTTGCATCATCAACTTGGGTACGTTCGTTCATCGCGAGCCTTCCTTGGCGGCGCCTCTTCTGCCAGAGATCCTCAGGGTCGTCACAAA AGTGGCTCTAAACGCGATGTACCCCTGGCAAAGCGAGACCAACATGCACCTCCCAGGTGGAGCGATCAGCGTGGCCCACCAGTTCCTCCGTTGCGTTCTTCATCAATTAGCGCCCAACGGAGTATTCATGCAGATGTTCCAAACACATTTAAATG AATCCACGAGGATGCAATTCTTCAAGAGCGTCGCTCAGGCTCTAGTCGACTTCAACGAACTGAATCCAATTGCACCTTTGCAACTGGTACTCGAG GCCCTAAACGCAAAGAAATCTCTGCCAACGGAACGTCTGCCAATCATCCTATACAACATAGCGTGCTACCTAGACTGCCTGCCACTGGAGGCAGGTCTAGGTCCAGGAGCAACAACCTGGAACGGTCTGCTGGCGCAATTCGACGGCCTCTTTCGACGACTCGTGCTGATGCTGTCCTCCATCGAGAACGCCACACCGTTGTTAAGAATTATGATTTCTTTATTGAAGGTTCCAGGGATCCAGCAAGCGAAG GGAATGCTGGATCCATTCGCCAAGGTGTTGAGCTACGCCATCCAAAATTCCACGATGCGATACAGCTACCTGACAGACCTGTGCTACCTCTGCCACAGGGGATTCACTCGTGACAGAGACAAACACTTTTTCGGCAGGACCATCGTGTTCGAACTGATCCAAGCCATCAAGTTCAAGACCACCATTCCAGACTCCAACTTCCTCTTGCTCCTGCACTTCGTGCTCCAG GACATTGGAGGATCGCTGCCCAACACGGTCGCCTTGGAGAACATTCACACGGACATGTCGCCCATTTACAACACGAACGCCTCCGAGTCCCTGAAGAACCAGCTGGCGGACGTCCTGGACTTCTTGGCTGACTTTCAGACTCTCAGCAAAGTGAAG aGCTACAGCAAGGGTATGCAAGCAGGATTGAACGAGGATACCTTGGGTGGCATACTAAAGTGTGGCCTTGCTCAATACGTTGCCCTGGAAATCACCAGGGGCAACAACAGGGAGAACAGAGCAGTGGGTCGTTATCTTCCATGGCTCAACAGCACTCCTTCCATGATACCGCAAGG AGCTCGAGAGTATGCTGACTGCATAGGCCACATCAGACTACTGTCCTGGCTTTTGTTGGGCTCCCTCACGCACACGGCGATGTACGCTGGCAACAACAACACGCAGAGCCACGTGTCGTCGATCCCAACGGCGCAACCGATACCTCAGGAAGCCTCCTGCCACATCGCAGACCACATACAAGTGATATTTTCTGGATTTCCTGAGCAATCCAAGGCGTCAGTCCTGCACATGTCCTCCTTGTTTCACGCGTTCATACTCTGCCAG TTGTGGACGATGTATCTGGAGGAACTGTCTCATAACAATCCATCCAACAGCGAGGGACATAATATCACGATGAATATTCTGCTGGAATTCTGGGGCAAGATAACACCTTGCATACTGCAACTGGTTGGGCACTCCAGAGTT CTGGCTGACACGGTGAACTTGCACTTCTTGAGCCTTCTGGAAGCTCTCCTCGAGTGTGGGTCCATTCTATTGAGCAAACTGCTCCCACTTTGGAGTCCCATCTTGTATTCGCATCACATCCAG CTACAAGGACATCTGCAGGTGCGACTACAAAACTGCAGGGACTTCCCACCTAACAAAATGGCGGAGCATTTCGCCTCGTCCAGGCGTGAATCGAATGCAACACTTTTGCGATGGCTGCACCGACTGCAGTTCAAAATGGGCCAAATAGAAATGCAGTCTTCCACTGCCACGcagttttattcgatttaa